A single genomic interval of bacterium harbors:
- a CDS encoding cyclic nucleotide-binding domain-containing protein, producing the protein METLKPFLQRHGFFKDLDPQFIELIVGCASNRRYPKNNYLCKQGEEANDFFLVREGRVAIEIPIQQNHPIILQTVEEGDILGWSWLLPPYFWHFDARAEQDVRVIALDGRCIRAQCESNQALGYEMLKRFAQIMEKRLEATRLQLLDVYGKK; encoded by the coding sequence ATGGAAACCTTGAAGCCGTTTTTACAAAGACATGGTTTTTTCAAAGATCTTGATCCCCAGTTCATAGAGCTGATCGTTGGATGTGCGAGCAACCGGCGATATCCAAAAAACAATTATCTGTGCAAACAGGGGGAAGAAGCTAATGATTTTTTTCTCGTTCGGGAAGGAAGGGTGGCGATTGAAATACCAATTCAACAGAACCATCCGATCATTCTGCAGACGGTAGAAGAAGGCGACATTCTTGGCTGGTCCTGGCTGTTGCCGCCTTACTTTTGGCACTTTGACGCACGCGCTGAACAGGATGTCCGCGTTATTGCCCTGGACGGTCGCTGCATTCGCGCGCAGTGTGAAAGCAATCAAGCCCTGGGGTATGAAATGCTGAAGAGATTTGCCCAAATTATGGAAAAGCGGCTCGAGGCTACACGGCTGCAGTTGCTGGATGTCTATGGAAAAAAATGA